One segment of Primulina tabacum isolate GXHZ01 chromosome 6, ASM2559414v2, whole genome shotgun sequence DNA contains the following:
- the LOC142548031 gene encoding uncharacterized protein LOC142548031, with the protein MESRKAFILSLILSAGVVSSAIDLKSSLPLAVNGIPLVWSIVLSWLQPPYSYLIIYGIILSIAASSRFHHRHHLQPSDPSDHGPLISVENALPLPLLSTQPHINTDVDYSTAEMRENEDRRIMELVPVMVKSSKGEYESEELSTALAQEIASQVLDYKPLVSSRFAQRKPIKSSPQGVKTLRVAKPSKEEMVETTWKIITDGRHTPLTRHRKKSSEVLTDRTNSRIRREPSLGQEELNRRVEAFIDKFNEDMRLQRQESLKRYKMMIA; encoded by the exons ATGGAGTCAAGAAAAGCGTTTATTTTATCCCTGATACTCTCAGCTGGAGTTGTTTCGTCAGCTATTGATTTAAAATCATCTCTCCCACTCGCGGTTAACGGGATCCCTCTTGTATGGTCCATCGTTCTGTCTTG GCTTCAGCCTCCTTACTCCTACTTGATCATCTACGGCATCATCCTCTCCATTGCGGCCTCCTCGCGATTCCATCATCGACATCATCTGCAGCCTTCCGACCCATCTGATCATGGGCCGTTGATTTCAGTCGAAAACGCTTTACCGTTGCCGCTGTTATCAACTCAGCCGCATATTAATACAGATGTAGACTATTCCACGGCGGAGATGCGTGAGAATGAAGATAGGAGGATAATGGAGCTGGTACCAGTGATGGTGAAAAGTTCCAAAGGTGAGTATGAAAGTGAAGAATTGAGTACTGCGCTTGCGCAGGAGATCGCTTCTCAAGTACTGGACTATAAACCTCTGGTTTCTTCTAGATTTGCTCAGCGGAAGCCGATCAAATCCAGTCCACaag GTGTGAAAACCTTGCGGGTGGCGAAGCCGAGCAAGGAGGAGATGGTGGAGACTACATGGAAGATAATAACAGACGGCCGGCATACACCGCTTACCAGGCACCGCAAGAAGTCGTCTGAGGTTTTGACGGACCGGACAAACTCCCGAATTCGAAGAGAACCGTCGCTGGGACAGGAAGAGTTGAACCGGCGGGTTGAGGCCTTCATTGACAAGTTCAATGAAGACATGAGGTTGCAAAGGCAAGAATCGTTGAAACGATACAAGATGATGATTGCATAG